A section of the Plectropomus leopardus isolate mb unplaced genomic scaffold, YSFRI_Pleo_2.0 unplaced_scaffold338, whole genome shotgun sequence genome encodes:
- the rpp30 gene encoding ribonuclease P protein subunit p30 yields AIERGVVFEVSYSAAIRDSTCRRYTIANAICLMETCKGKNVILSSAAEKPLELRGPSDITNLGLLFGLSDGDAKEAVSSTCRSAVLHAETRRTASGIISTMKSGSESSVQQEAPPADGEAPAAKRARPHLTPRHT; encoded by the exons GCCATAGAGAGGGGCGTGGTGTTTGAGGTGTCCTACTCCGCTGCCATCAGAGACTCCACCTGTAGGCGTTACACCATCGCCAACGCCATCTGTCTTATGGAGACATGTAAAGGGAAG aACGTGATCCTGTCCAGTGCAGCCGAGAAG ccTCTGGAGCTGCGAGGGCCCTCTGACATCACCAACCT AGGTTTGTTGTTCGGTTTGTCGGACGGAGACGCAAAGGAAGCTGTTTCGTCCACCTGTCGATCAGCTGTACTGCATGCAG AAACGAGGCGGACGGCGAGCGGGATCATCTCCACCATGAAGAGCGGCAGTGAGTCGAGCGTCCAGCAGGAGGCGCCACCTGCAGACG GTGAAGCTCCTGCAGCCAAAAGAGCGCGGCCTCACCTGACCCCGAGGCATACCTGA